From Neobacillus sp. PS2-9, the proteins below share one genomic window:
- a CDS encoding DMT family transporter, with product MNSKVVGMLIGFVLVTGATFNLAKYAVQYFSAASAAGWRFGIAALVMFALLIIQKKVRWETIRRHGITYTILGVVGIFGFNAFFFFGMNHTSPLNGALIMGTNPLVTTILAYLILKAPINKKQTVGILFALVGVTLVLTKGSWEVIQTLSFSKGDLFILAGNVCWALYGVLGRKYLKTSSSLETTTYTMIVGALCLIGLAAFSPSVNPVTTNVPIAAWGAILFMAIFTSVFGYLWWNKAMEMIGAANTAVFFNLVPVVTMLISIATGTPVTMVQIIGTIMVISGVLLSSGFLNFGKVYKVLARSLE from the coding sequence ATAAACAGTAAAGTGGTAGGCATGTTAATTGGTTTTGTGTTAGTGACGGGTGCCACCTTCAACCTTGCCAAGTACGCCGTTCAATATTTTTCTGCAGCAAGTGCAGCAGGATGGAGATTTGGCATTGCGGCACTTGTTATGTTTGCTCTTCTAATCATTCAAAAGAAAGTAAGATGGGAAACCATTCGCAGGCACGGAATCACTTATACCATACTTGGGGTAGTGGGGATTTTTGGATTTAATGCCTTTTTCTTTTTCGGAATGAACCATACTTCGCCATTAAATGGAGCCTTAATTATGGGAACGAATCCACTAGTGACTACCATATTGGCATATTTAATTTTAAAGGCACCAATCAACAAAAAACAAACCGTAGGAATTCTTTTTGCCCTAGTAGGAGTAACCCTGGTATTGACAAAAGGATCTTGGGAAGTGATTCAAACTCTTTCATTTTCAAAGGGTGACTTGTTCATCTTAGCGGGGAATGTGTGCTGGGCCTTGTATGGGGTATTAGGGAGAAAGTATTTAAAAACGAGTTCTTCCTTAGAGACTACTACCTACACGATGATCGTCGGTGCTTTGTGCCTTATCGGATTAGCTGCCTTTTCACCAAGTGTGAATCCAGTCACCACCAATGTACCAATCGCAGCTTGGGGAGCCATTTTATTTATGGCCATCTTCACCAGTGTCTTTGGCTATCTATGGTGGAACAAAGCAATGGAGATGATAGGAGCGGCAAATACGGCCGTATTCTTTAATTTAGTGCCAGTTGTTACCATGCTTATCTCAATCGCAACAGGTACCCCCGTTACCATGGTTCAAATAATAGGAACCATCATGGTGATTTCAGGCGTTCTATTATCCTCCGGTTTTTTAAACTTTGGAAAAGTGTATAAAGTGTTAGCGAGGTCTCTTGAATAA
- a CDS encoding long-chain fatty acid--CoA ligase, translated as MNIGSLLTQNARKYPELLAIECEGRSYTYRQFNEEVNQLAHGLMEQGVKKGDKLALMMKNSDHFVFTFFAAAKIGAVAVPVNFRLTASEVQYILQQSDAAVVVCDQEFESIIAEAKQGAGVRLVITVGGEPETTGYYSYETILSANIEEPNVEVSQQDDLEILYTSGTTGRPKGALFTHDQIFKVGISVIINMGIRPHEHILHLAPLFHSAQLNLFLISGVALGATHIIHRDFHPVKTLQAIQEHKITHLFAVPAMYNFLLQVPNAADYDLSSIKRVGYGAAPMAPELVKKSMQLFKTDQFYNLCGLTEAGPGGILLDPEGHKNHLGKGGKPIFLTETRVVNEEGIDVLPGVIGEFIVRSPMVMKEYYKKPEETKSTLKDGWLYTGDLATMDEEGYITLVDRKKDMIISGGENVYSVEVESVLFEHPGILDAAIIGLPDEVWGEAVCAIVVPKEGAVIDEQELRSFCRQKLAGYKVPRRIFIEEQLPRNASGKVLKYQLRQKMRTGSNVK; from the coding sequence ATGAATATCGGCAGCCTATTAACGCAAAATGCACGCAAATATCCTGAATTACTGGCCATTGAATGTGAAGGTAGAAGCTATACGTATCGTCAATTTAATGAGGAAGTTAATCAACTGGCACACGGTTTAATGGAACAAGGTGTAAAAAAAGGTGACAAGCTTGCATTAATGATGAAGAATTCGGATCACTTTGTGTTTACTTTTTTTGCGGCTGCCAAAATTGGTGCGGTTGCTGTTCCAGTTAACTTCCGACTGACGGCTTCAGAGGTTCAATATATTTTACAGCAGTCAGACGCTGCGGTTGTTGTTTGTGACCAGGAATTTGAGTCAATCATTGCAGAAGCGAAGCAAGGTGCGGGTGTTCGGTTGGTGATTACCGTTGGTGGTGAACCAGAAACAACAGGCTACTATTCGTATGAAACAATTCTATCCGCTAACATAGAGGAACCAAATGTGGAAGTATCTCAGCAGGACGACTTAGAAATCCTCTATACCTCAGGGACAACGGGGCGGCCAAAGGGAGCATTATTTACACATGACCAAATTTTTAAAGTTGGCATTTCTGTTATCATCAATATGGGAATCCGGCCACATGAGCATATTCTGCATTTAGCACCACTGTTCCACTCAGCACAGCTGAACCTATTCTTGATTTCCGGTGTGGCACTTGGTGCGACCCATATTATCCATCGAGATTTCCATCCAGTAAAAACACTTCAAGCTATTCAAGAGCATAAAATTACCCATCTTTTCGCTGTCCCAGCTATGTATAACTTCCTTCTTCAAGTACCAAATGCAGCAGATTATGATCTATCTTCCATAAAGAGAGTCGGGTATGGTGCCGCACCAATGGCACCTGAGTTGGTCAAAAAAAGCATGCAGCTATTTAAAACAGACCAGTTTTACAACCTGTGCGGTTTAACTGAAGCCGGACCTGGAGGCATTCTTCTCGATCCTGAGGGACATAAGAATCATCTAGGAAAAGGTGGAAAGCCTATCTTCTTAACGGAAACACGGGTGGTGAATGAAGAAGGAATTGATGTGTTGCCCGGCGTGATTGGGGAATTTATTGTTCGCAGTCCGATGGTCATGAAGGAATATTATAAAAAGCCGGAGGAGACAAAGAGCACGCTGAAGGATGGCTGGCTTTATACAGGGGATTTAGCAACGATGGACGAGGAAGGCTATATTACGCTTGTGGACCGGAAGAAAGATATGATCATCTCCGGCGGGGAAAATGTGTATTCGGTTGAAGTTGAAAGCGTTCTCTTTGAGCATCCGGGTATTCTTGATGCCGCGATTATCGGGTTGCCGGATGAAGTCTGGGGTGAGGCAGTCTGCGCCATCGTTGTACCGAAAGAGGGGGCTGTGATTGACGAGCAGGAACTGCGAAGCTTCTGTCGTCAAAAGCTTGCAGGCTATAAGGTGCCAAGACGGATTTTTATCGAGGAGCAACTGCCGAGAAATGCTTCTGGAAAAGTATTAAAATATCAGCTGCGACAGAAGATGCGGACGGGGAGTAATGTGAAGTAG
- a CDS encoding acyl-CoA dehydrogenase family protein produces the protein MKHPYLTDDHEIFRQSLRKFLEKEAYPFYEQWEEDRMIPRSFWKKMGGQGFLCPDIDEKYGGSEVDWGFAVVINEELERVGSGLIGIGLHNDIVVPYITAYGTEEQKQRWLPKCVTGEIITAIAMTEPGTGSDLANIKTTAKLDGDHYIVNGQKTFITNGIQSDLVVVAVKTDTQAVPKHKGVSLLVIERDTPGFSRGRKLNKVGLHCQDTAELIFEDCRVPKENLLGEEGKGFLYLMEKLQQERLLVAIGAQTASEVMLKMTMDYVKSREAFGRPVSQFQNTQFKIVEMATEIEMGRAFLDQLIAEHIEGKNVVTKVSMAKWKLTDIAKRIAAECMQLHGGYGYMEEYEIARRFRDIPVSSIYAGTNEIMKTIIAKNLGL, from the coding sequence ATGAAACATCCATATTTAACTGATGACCATGAAATATTTCGCCAATCATTAAGAAAGTTTTTAGAAAAAGAAGCATATCCCTTTTATGAGCAGTGGGAAGAAGACAGGATGATTCCTCGATCTTTTTGGAAGAAGATGGGAGGGCAGGGCTTCCTATGTCCAGATATCGATGAGAAATATGGTGGCAGTGAGGTCGACTGGGGCTTTGCGGTTGTTATTAATGAAGAATTGGAACGAGTAGGCTCCGGTTTAATTGGAATTGGCCTTCACAATGATATTGTTGTTCCCTACATCACAGCCTATGGAACAGAGGAGCAAAAGCAGCGCTGGCTGCCTAAATGTGTCACCGGTGAAATCATTACCGCTATTGCGATGACCGAGCCAGGTACGGGTTCAGACCTAGCCAATATTAAAACAACTGCCAAGCTGGACGGCGACCACTATATTGTGAATGGTCAAAAGACGTTCATTACAAATGGTATCCAGTCAGACCTCGTCGTTGTTGCTGTGAAGACCGACACACAAGCCGTTCCTAAGCATAAAGGTGTCAGCCTGCTTGTTATCGAACGAGATACTCCTGGTTTTTCAAGAGGAAGAAAGTTAAACAAAGTCGGGCTCCATTGCCAGGATACTGCGGAATTAATCTTTGAGGATTGTCGTGTACCAAAGGAAAACCTGCTTGGTGAGGAAGGCAAAGGCTTTCTTTATTTAATGGAAAAGCTTCAGCAGGAACGACTTCTTGTAGCAATTGGGGCGCAAACAGCATCGGAAGTAATGCTAAAAATGACTATGGATTATGTGAAAAGTAGAGAAGCTTTCGGCAGACCCGTCAGCCAGTTTCAAAATACGCAGTTTAAAATTGTCGAGATGGCCACGGAAATTGAAATGGGCAGAGCTTTCCTTGATCAGTTAATTGCTGAACATATTGAAGGGAAAAACGTGGTGACAAAGGTCTCGATGGCGAAATGGAAGTTAACTGATATTGCTAAAAGGATCGCTGCGGAATGTATGCAGCTCCACGGTGGCTATGGATATATGGAAGAGTATGAGATTGCGAGACGATTCCGTGATATCCCGGTTTCCAGCATTTATGCCGGTACGAATGAAATTATGAAAACCATTATTGCGAAAAACTTAGGATTATAG
- a CDS encoding sigma 54-interacting transcriptional regulator produces MPEFKDIITPVDCRVTEVTTLKEALDLMQEKKWNLLPVTDSNRALLGVFTRSSLYQMVIAECPLNTPIKKYIIKQVETLDINTPYEQIERIVKTSQVGTGVIIDEQDQVVGILTKTDMVMSLLQTSQELQTIKTLKRTLETAIDHAFDGIVMTDERKKIQMVSPPLLELFNLQIEAVLHEPAEKALPQLHLEKVYESETAEVSGFLEINGIKYIVHRIPIVEDGRVIGAIGKVVFRQLNEVSELFKKLQKAENKASFYHQQFQKSESARFTWDHLLTVDPYMEKLKKSAAKAAKGRSTILIRGESGTGKELFAHAIHKSSARSTGKFIVVNCAAIPEDLLESEFFGYEEGAFTGARQKGKLGKFDLANGGTLFLDEIGDMSLALQAKLLRVLQEREFYRVGGTVRIQVDVRIIAATNRNLEEMVKEGTFREDLYYRLNVISLNVPPLRERLYDVDHLIGQFMIEFNQILGTSIMGIEERARETLLGYDWPGNVRELRNVMERAMTFAESGKIKYEDLPDYVTKKVTIFEPLVNVSLVENAELEAIKKALVQVQGNKVKAARLLGISRSGLYEKIKKYKLPT; encoded by the coding sequence TAGGGTAACAGAAGTAACGACACTTAAAGAAGCCCTTGATCTTATGCAAGAAAAGAAGTGGAACCTGTTGCCAGTAACTGACTCAAACAGAGCGCTTCTCGGTGTTTTTACTCGTAGCAGTTTATATCAAATGGTCATAGCTGAATGTCCCCTTAACACTCCCATCAAAAAATACATAATAAAACAGGTTGAAACATTAGATATCAATACCCCGTATGAACAGATTGAGAGAATTGTAAAAACCAGTCAGGTTGGAACAGGTGTGATTATCGATGAACAAGACCAAGTGGTTGGTATTTTAACAAAGACAGATATGGTCATGTCACTTTTACAAACCTCACAGGAATTACAAACGATTAAAACATTAAAAAGGACATTGGAAACAGCCATTGACCATGCATTTGACGGGATTGTCATGACGGATGAAAGGAAAAAGATTCAGATGGTCAGTCCTCCTCTTTTAGAATTATTCAATCTTCAAATCGAAGCGGTGCTACACGAACCAGCTGAGAAAGCACTGCCACAGCTTCACTTAGAAAAGGTTTATGAATCCGAAACCGCTGAAGTAAGCGGGTTTTTAGAGATTAATGGCATTAAATATATCGTTCATCGCATCCCGATTGTAGAGGATGGAAGGGTGATTGGGGCAATAGGCAAAGTGGTATTCCGGCAATTAAACGAGGTAAGCGAGCTATTCAAAAAGCTGCAGAAGGCAGAGAATAAGGCAAGCTTTTATCATCAACAATTTCAGAAGTCGGAATCAGCGAGATTCACATGGGACCATCTATTAACCGTTGACCCCTATATGGAAAAATTGAAGAAAAGTGCGGCAAAAGCAGCAAAAGGCCGTTCGACCATTCTGATTCGCGGAGAAAGTGGTACGGGCAAAGAACTATTTGCACACGCCATTCATAAAAGTAGTGCGAGAAGTACGGGAAAGTTCATTGTTGTCAATTGCGCAGCCATTCCTGAGGATTTGCTAGAATCGGAGTTTTTTGGCTATGAAGAAGGGGCTTTTACAGGAGCGAGACAAAAAGGGAAGCTGGGTAAGTTCGATTTGGCCAATGGAGGGACTCTTTTTCTCGATGAGATTGGAGATATGTCGTTAGCGCTCCAGGCAAAGCTATTGCGTGTCCTTCAAGAGAGAGAATTTTATCGGGTGGGTGGAACGGTAAGAATTCAAGTGGATGTTAGAATTATCGCCGCTACTAACCGTAACCTTGAAGAAATGGTCAAAGAAGGGACGTTTAGAGAGGATTTATACTACCGCCTCAATGTGATTTCATTAAACGTTCCTCCTCTAAGGGAACGCCTCTATGATGTCGACCATTTAATTGGACAATTCATGATTGAATTTAATCAAATTTTGGGCACAAGCATAATGGGTATAGAGGAAAGGGCAAGAGAAACATTGCTAGGTTACGATTGGCCTGGGAATGTCCGTGAGCTAAGAAACGTGATGGAACGGGCCATGACCTTTGCTGAAAGTGGAAAAATTAAATATGAGGACCTACCTGATTATGTAACAAAGAAGGTGACCATTTTCGAACCATTGGTGAATGTTTCCTTAGTTGAAAATGCTGAGCTTGAAGCGATTAAAAAGGCACTTGTCCAAGTTCAAGGAAATAAAGTAAAGGCTGCTAGGTTACTAGGGATTAGCCGGTCTGGTTTATATGAAAAAATAAAAAAATATAAATTGCCGACTTAG
- a CDS encoding thiolase family protein — MREVVIVEGVRTPVGRRNGMLKDIRPDDLAGLTLKELVNRAGIDPAIVDDVILGCVTQAGEQAGDIARVAALIAGFPIEVPGTTIDRQCGSSQQAVHFAAQAILAGDMDVVIAGGVESMSRVPMGSNYKGAEEPFSPTLKTKYEMIHQGLSAERIAENYGFTREELDQFSLDSHQKALKAQEEGYFAREIFPLEVTLPDGTTTVVKDDSGPRKGTSLEALAGLRTSFKEDGVIHAGNSSQISDGAAALLLMSREKAEELGLKPRFRVHTRVVVGSDPTLMLTGPIPATEKALEKSGLTINDIDVFEVNEAFAPVPLAWLRETGADPAKLNPNGGAIALGHPLGGSGARLMVTMMHELERSGGRYGLQTMCEGHGMANATIIERLE, encoded by the coding sequence ATGCGTGAAGTTGTTATTGTGGAAGGCGTACGTACGCCAGTTGGAAGAAGAAATGGAATGTTAAAGGATATTCGTCCAGACGACCTAGCGGGTTTAACATTGAAGGAGCTTGTGAACCGGGCGGGAATTGACCCTGCGATTGTTGATGATGTGATTTTAGGCTGTGTCACTCAAGCGGGGGAACAGGCGGGAGATATTGCTAGAGTTGCGGCGTTAATTGCTGGTTTCCCAATCGAAGTTCCAGGGACAACGATTGACCGTCAATGCGGTTCTAGTCAGCAAGCTGTCCACTTTGCAGCACAGGCGATTCTCGCTGGTGATATGGATGTGGTGATTGCTGGTGGGGTGGAAAGCATGTCGCGTGTTCCGATGGGCTCCAACTACAAAGGGGCGGAAGAACCTTTTAGTCCTACTTTAAAAACTAAATACGAAATGATTCATCAGGGGCTGTCCGCTGAGAGGATCGCTGAAAATTATGGATTTACTCGTGAGGAGCTCGACCAATTCTCGCTTGATAGCCATCAGAAAGCATTAAAGGCACAAGAGGAAGGGTACTTCGCAAGAGAAATCTTCCCACTTGAAGTGACACTTCCAGATGGCACAACTACGGTGGTTAAGGATGATTCTGGTCCGAGAAAAGGGACCTCTTTGGAAGCTTTAGCAGGACTGCGGACTTCTTTTAAGGAAGATGGCGTCATTCATGCGGGGAACTCAAGTCAAATTAGTGATGGGGCAGCTGCCTTGTTGTTGATGTCCCGTGAAAAAGCAGAAGAGTTAGGGTTAAAGCCTCGCTTCCGCGTTCATACACGTGTGGTTGTGGGATCTGATCCAACATTAATGCTGACAGGGCCGATTCCAGCTACAGAAAAGGCGTTAGAAAAATCGGGCTTAACGATTAATGATATCGATGTATTTGAAGTCAATGAAGCGTTCGCTCCAGTTCCACTCGCTTGGTTGCGAGAGACGGGTGCAGATCCTGCGAAGCTCAATCCAAATGGTGGTGCGATTGCACTCGGCCATCCACTAGGCGGCAGCGGTGCCCGTTTGATGGTGACGATGATGCACGAATTGGAGCGGAGCGGCGGCCGTTATGGTTTACAGACAATGTGCGAAGGTCATGGCATGGCTAATGCTACGATTATTGAGAGATTAGAGTAA
- a CDS encoding MerR family transcriptional regulator, whose translation MYSISEVAEQTGFSAHTLRYYEKIGLLSSPTRLGGKRLYTAGEIRLLQFMKVLKNTGMSLEDIQEFLVDGCLLENKDAEQDRSKKVQKRKNILEKHLLTLEQQKRELEMVIQLTEEKLATYQDMMEEDQNDKQ comes from the coding sequence ATGTACAGTATATCTGAAGTTGCCGAGCAAACAGGGTTTTCGGCACATACGTTACGATACTATGAAAAAATTGGCCTTTTGTCTTCACCAACAAGGCTTGGCGGAAAGAGGCTGTATACAGCAGGGGAAATACGTCTGCTGCAATTCATGAAGGTTCTTAAAAATACAGGAATGTCTTTAGAAGATATACAAGAGTTCTTGGTAGATGGATGTCTTCTAGAAAATAAGGATGCTGAGCAAGACAGAAGTAAGAAAGTACAAAAACGAAAGAATATTTTAGAAAAGCATTTGCTGACATTGGAGCAACAAAAAAGAGAATTGGAAATGGTCATTCAGCTAACGGAAGAGAAGCTAGCAACTTATCAAGACATGATGGAGGAGGATCAGAATGATAAACAGTAA
- a CDS encoding fatty acid--CoA ligase has product MSTTIGKIFDLTVKKFPNKEAIYDVRKNTRYTYKEWNEQVNRLAHALVNEGVQKGDRVSTFLFNTEELATTFIACAKIGAVFNPINFRLMPEEVAYILSDASPKVVLFEHALEPVIAAIENRFPQSAFWFIDEDTPAYATNYQEKLTTSSTQEIHAEVTENDLYAIMYTSGTTGRPKGVLHRHRNMVEQSLLVIGATKYEAIDVGLVTAPMFHCAELHCAILPRIHVGARNVVLHQFNPKKVLELIEQEKITKFFAAPTMWNMLLQEDLNQYDISSLKLGLYGAAPMAPSLVHACHDRLGIALVQAYGMTEMGPAITFLSAADQLTKAGSAGQACLNHDIRIVRTKEDGPSDPDDVVPAGETGEIIVQGPCMMSGYFNREEATEKALYKGWYHSGDIGYLDEDGYLWVNDRVDDMIISGGENIYPREVEDLLHAHAGVLDVAIVGQPDDRWGETVTAFVVKKDPNVTEQELDEYCKNSDKLANYKRPRKYVFCEALPRNASGKIQKFVLRKQLEELFATGSKNL; this is encoded by the coding sequence ATGAGTACAACAATCGGAAAAATCTTTGATTTGACGGTAAAAAAGTTCCCAAACAAGGAAGCCATATATGATGTCAGGAAAAATACCCGCTACACCTACAAAGAATGGAACGAACAGGTTAACCGACTAGCTCATGCACTAGTCAACGAAGGGGTACAAAAAGGCGACCGGGTTTCCACCTTCCTCTTTAATACCGAAGAACTCGCAACCACCTTTATCGCCTGTGCCAAAATTGGTGCTGTATTCAATCCGATTAATTTCCGTTTAATGCCGGAGGAAGTCGCCTATATTTTATCTGATGCGAGCCCAAAAGTAGTTCTTTTTGAACATGCACTAGAGCCTGTCATTGCTGCTATTGAAAACCGATTCCCTCAAAGTGCCTTCTGGTTTATTGATGAAGACACACCTGCCTATGCAACCAACTACCAAGAAAAGCTAACCACTAGCTCAACTCAAGAGATCCATGCAGAAGTAACTGAAAATGACCTATATGCCATTATGTATACAAGTGGGACAACCGGTCGGCCAAAGGGAGTCCTCCACCGCCACCGGAACATGGTCGAACAAAGCTTACTAGTTATCGGGGCGACTAAATACGAAGCGATAGATGTTGGACTTGTAACCGCACCCATGTTCCACTGCGCAGAACTCCATTGTGCCATCCTACCGAGAATTCATGTAGGTGCACGAAATGTGGTGCTTCACCAATTCAATCCAAAGAAAGTATTAGAGTTAATCGAACAGGAGAAGATTACAAAGTTCTTCGCGGCACCGACCATGTGGAACATGCTTTTACAAGAAGACCTTAATCAATATGATATTTCAAGTTTAAAGCTAGGTTTATATGGTGCTGCACCAATGGCTCCGTCCCTTGTACATGCCTGCCATGATCGCTTAGGCATTGCACTTGTCCAAGCCTATGGAATGACAGAAATGGGCCCAGCTATTACTTTTCTATCAGCAGCGGATCAGCTGACAAAAGCAGGCTCTGCCGGCCAGGCATGCCTAAATCATGATATCCGTATTGTCCGTACCAAAGAGGATGGTCCATCCGATCCGGACGATGTGGTTCCTGCAGGGGAAACGGGAGAAATCATTGTCCAAGGCCCGTGTATGATGTCAGGGTATTTCAATCGGGAGGAAGCAACAGAGAAAGCCCTGTATAAAGGCTGGTACCATTCTGGAGATATCGGCTATTTAGATGAGGATGGCTATCTATGGGTGAATGATCGTGTAGACGATATGATTATCAGCGGTGGGGAGAATATCTATCCACGGGAAGTAGAGGATCTTCTGCATGCCCATGCCGGTGTCCTTGATGTGGCGATTGTTGGCCAGCCTGATGACCGTTGGGGTGAAACGGTTACAGCGTTCGTTGTAAAAAAGGACCCTAATGTGACAGAACAAGAGCTGGATGAATACTGCAAGAACAGTGATAAACTTGCGAATTATAAGCGGCCTCGAAAATACGTTTTTTGTGAAGCACTCCCACGAAATGCAAGTGGAAAAATCCAAAAATTTGTGCTTCGAAAGCAGTTGGAGGAGCTATTTGCCACAGGCTCGAAAAATTTGTAA
- a CDS encoding CaiB/BaiF CoA-transferase family protein: MLEGIKVIDFTNYLPGPYATLRLAELGAEIIKVEPPEGDPARNTGISKQGSGLVFLANNRQKKSITLNLKEKDGVETALKLIAHADVLIESFRPGVMERLGLGFKAVQKVKPEIVYCSISGYGQKGLLSKLGNHDLNYMALSGVLAQLKDKQGKPVHPSITIADYLGGFAANERILAGLVSRFLTGKGSYHSISITDQLVSLLGNHVMVEKETGEANGISVLNGSIISYALYETQDGRYMSIGALEPKFWRNFCIAHGREDWIAAHFSKTEDSNPIFQEITTLFKKKTFYEWIEFAQKVDCCLTPVLEVGELNDHPYFKEKELIFTSSWGDCQVKMHSDLKQEVISQPPKKGEHKDQILTNLFV; this comes from the coding sequence ATGCTGGAAGGTATAAAAGTAATAGATTTCACCAACTACTTACCAGGACCATATGCGACATTACGATTGGCCGAATTAGGTGCGGAAATCATTAAGGTGGAACCGCCTGAAGGAGACCCTGCGCGAAATACAGGAATATCGAAACAGGGTTCAGGGCTTGTTTTTCTGGCGAATAACCGGCAAAAGAAAAGCATCACCTTGAATTTGAAGGAGAAGGACGGAGTAGAAACGGCACTAAAATTAATTGCCCATGCGGATGTCCTTATTGAGAGTTTTAGACCTGGTGTGATGGAAAGACTTGGGCTTGGGTTTAAGGCGGTTCAAAAGGTGAAGCCTGAAATAGTGTATTGCTCCATTTCGGGCTATGGACAAAAAGGTCTGCTGAGTAAGCTTGGAAACCACGATCTCAATTATATGGCGTTAAGCGGTGTATTGGCTCAATTGAAGGATAAACAGGGCAAGCCTGTTCACCCATCGATTACAATTGCTGATTATCTAGGTGGATTTGCAGCAAATGAACGAATCCTTGCAGGACTAGTCTCACGGTTTTTAACTGGAAAAGGAAGCTATCATTCTATTTCAATCACTGATCAGCTTGTATCGTTACTGGGTAATCATGTAATGGTAGAAAAAGAAACTGGTGAGGCGAACGGTATTAGTGTGCTAAACGGTAGCATCATTTCATATGCCTTATACGAAACGCAGGACGGAAGGTATATGAGTATCGGGGCATTGGAGCCAAAGTTTTGGCGAAATTTTTGTATAGCCCACGGACGTGAAGATTGGATTGCAGCACACTTTTCTAAAACGGAAGACTCAAACCCGATTTTTCAAGAAATCACCACCCTTTTTAAAAAGAAAACCTTCTATGAGTGGATTGAGTTTGCTCAAAAGGTAGATTGCTGTTTGACGCCCGTGTTGGAAGTGGGGGAACTGAACGATCATCCTTATTTTAAAGAAAAAGAATTAATTTTCACCTCCTCCTGGGGGGACTGCCAAGTGAAGATGCATAGTGATTTAAAACAGGAAGTAATCTCACAGCCTCCTAAAAAAGGCGAGCACAAAGACCAAATCTTAACTAATCTATTTGTATAA